The proteins below come from a single Candidozyma auris chromosome 3, complete sequence genomic window:
- the DAP2 gene encoding dipeptidyl aminopeptidase — translation MSLEKKKRDEDVSEKSLYKDINSRQMMRATATVLALVAIIIWGAGFLINAMDNFSSHHSAFLPTRSNGSVYKSPPLLTNEHSHESGNGKPSLTLEDIREGKFRAQYRHLQWISAPGSSLHDQGTYLLEDKTGDNVTYVVKSILDSDYHYVLHNGSSFAFGGKVYEIDSLTASPDLTKAILKTNTKKNWRHSSFALYWVLDVTSQSIEPLFNTEALVSVSKWAPTSDKIAFVYENNVYIKYLETDFIKQVTFDGDNNTFYGIPDWVYEEEVFASDIVLWWSPQGDKVGFLKFNDTHVPDFTIPYYVQEGFEEYPELVSIKYPKPGYPNPEVDLVLYNVDETDDSAQIMKLHTSFDDKLITEVLWVSDEYLLVKTTNRASDIMEIFMVSSKEGSEGKLVRKHHAKSSWFEVTSNAIYIPSDKSAGRPHDGYIDLVVHDGYNHLAYFSPPDNAEGKLLTSGQWEVLSNVFDFSTNKIYFQSTYKSSVERHYYSLDLTEAIKSPSIIEFKNLTDVSSDGWYEASFSSGAKFALVSNLGPHVPYQHLIDLHSHEVVEEVERNDEVEKNLNNYRLPSTDFFVVDLGKDVDTGDSILANAMETKPHDFDPSKKYPALFFVYGGPGSQTVKKTFDIGFSQAISSELDAIVVTVDGRGTGYNNNNQVLGSDFKFIVRDRLGHFEPIDQIAAASIWAKKSYVDKERIAIWGWSYGGFLTLKTLETDYSNRVFSYGVSVAPVTKWKLYDTIYTERYLRSPQENPDGYQSASIFNITNFKDVKRFLIMHGSGDDNVHFQNSLNLLDDFNLAGVENFDFMVFPDSDHSIKYHNGNVVVFDRIKSWLKRAFAGEFS, via the coding sequence ATGtcgttggagaagaagaagagagacgAAGACGTCTCGGAGAAGTCTCTTTACAAAGACATCAACTCAAGGCAGATGATGAGAGCCACGGCCACGGTGCTAGCCCTTGTGGCAATCATCATTTGGGGTGCTGGATTCCTCATAAACGCTATGGACAACTTTTCAAGCCATCACAGCGCATTTTTGCCCACCAGAAGCAATGGAAGTGTCTATAAGTCTCCTCCCCTACTAACGAATGAGCATTCCCATGAAAGTGGAAACGGCAAGCCTTCATTGACACTAGAGGATATCCGTGAGGGTAAATTCCGTGCCCAGTACAGACATTTGCAGTGGATTTCCGCTCCAGGGTCTTCCCTTCATGATCAAGGAACGTACCTTTTGGAAGATAAAACTGGTGACAATGTCACGTATGTCGTCAAAAGCATTTTAGATAGCGACTACCACTATGTGCTTCACAACGGAAGCAGCTTCGCTTTTGGCGGAAAAGTGTACGAAATAGACTCTTTGACAGCATCTCCGGACCTTACAAAGGCCATTTTAAAGACAAAcaccaaaaagaattggagACACTCGTCATTTGCTCTTTACTGGGTCCTCGACGTGACTTCTCAAAGCATTGAGCCGTTGTTTAATACTGAAGCTTTGGTATCGGTGTCAAAATGGGCACCAACGTCGGATAAAATTGCTTTTGTCTATGAAAACAACGTGTACATCAAGTATCTTGAAACAGACTTTATCAAACAAGTCACATTTGATGGTGACAATAACACCTTTTACGGGATTCCCGACTGGGtttatgaagaagaggtttTCGCTTCAGATATTGTTTTGTGGTGGTCCCCTCAAGGTGATAAGGTAGGGTTTTTGAAATTTAACGATACACACGTTCCCGATTTCACAATCCCATATTATGTGCAAGAGGGATTCGAAGAGTACCCTGAATTGGTTTCCATAAAGTACCCTAAACCAGGATACCCAAATCCTGAGGTTGATTTGGTTCTTTACAATGTTGACGAAACCGATGATAGTGCCCAAATAATGAAGCTTCACACATCCTTTGACGATAAGCTAATCACTGAGGTCCTTTGGGTGTCTGATGAGTATTTATTGGTGAAGACAACGAACAGAGCTAGTGACATAATGGAAATATTTATGGTATCCAGCAAGGAAGGGTCGGAAGGAAAGTTAGTAAGAAAGCATCACGCTAAAAGCTCCTGGTTCGAGGTCACTTCGAACGCCATCTACATTCCTAGTGATAAGTCGGCTGGCAGGCCACATGACGGTTATATCGATCTTGTTGTGCACGATGGCTATAATCATTTGGCTTACTTCTCTCCACCTGATAACGCAGAAGGCAAACTTCTTACATCGGGACAGTGGGAGGTATTGAGTAACGTTTTCGATTTTCTGACGAATAAGATCTATTTCCAATCCACTTACAAGTCGTCTGTGGAAAGACACTATTACTCATTGGACCTTACCGAGGCCATCAAGCTGCCAAGTATCATTgagttcaagaacttgacTGATGTCAGCTCTGATGGGTGGTATGAAGCATCCTTTTCGTCAGGTGCGAAGTTTGCACTTGTTTCAAACCTAGGACCTCATGTTCCATATCAGCATTTGATTGACCTACATTCGCATGAGGTTGTTGAGGAAGTTGAGCGTAAcgatgaagttgagaaaaatttgaataATTATCGACTTCCTTCCACagatttctttgttgttgACTTGGGTAAGGATGTTGATACAGGTGACAGTATTTTGGCAAACGCTATGGAAACCAAGCCCCATGATTTTGATCCTTCTAAAAAGTACCCAGCTCTCTTTTTCGTGTATGGAGGACCTGGATCTCAGACTGTAAAGAAGACATTTGACATTGGCTTCAGTCAGGCTATCTCATCTGAACTTGATGCCATAGTTGTGACTGTTGATGGTAGAGGTACCGGGTACAATAACAATAACCAAGTACTCGGGTCCGATTTTAAATTTATTGTTCGTGACCGTCTTGGCCATTTCGAACCAATTGACCAAATTGCTGCTGCGTCTATTTGGGCTAAGAAATCTTACGTTGACAAGGAGAGGATCGCCATCTGGGGCTGGTCTTACGGAGGCTTTCTTACTCTAAAAACATTGGAAACTGACTACTCAAACAGGGTCTTTTCTTATGGTGTTTCAGTGGCACCAGTCACCAAGTGGAAGCTTTATGACACAATCTACACCGAAAGATATTTGAGGAGCCCTCAAGAGAACCCTGATGGTTATCAAAGTGCCAGTATATTCAACATCACGAATTTCAAAGATGTGAAGAGGTTTTTAATCATGCATGGATCAGGCGACGACAATGTTCATTTCCAGAACAGtctcaatcttcttgacgaCTTCAATTTGGCTGGAGTTGAAAACTTTGACTTCATGGTATTTCCTGACTCCGATCATTCCATCAAATACCACAACGGCAATGTTGTTGTATTTGATAGAATTAAGAGCTGGCTAAAGAGAGCCTTCGCTGGAGAATTCTCATAA
- the TMA19 gene encoding Tma19p has translation MKIYTDVISNDELLSDAYDIKEVDGVVYEADCAMVQVKNGGDIDIGANPSAEDAADDVEDGVETVNNIVHSFRLQQTQFDKKSFLTYIKGYMKQIKAYLSEHNPDEVETFEKGAQAYVKKVIGSFKDWEFFTGESMDPDAMIVLLNYREDGTTPFVAVWKHGVKETKI, from the coding sequence ATGAAGATTTACACTGACGTTATCTCCAACGACGAGTTGTTGTCCGACGCTTACGACATCAAGGAAGTCGACGGTGTCGTTTACGAGGCCGACTGTGCCATGGTCCAGGTCAAGAACGGTGGTGACATTGACATCGGTGCCAACCCATCTGCCGAGGACGCTGCTGACGATGTTGAGGATGGTGTTGAGACCGTCAACAACATTGTTCACTCCTTCAGATTGCAGCAGACTCAATTTGACAAGAAGTCCTTTTTGACCTACATCAAGGGTTACATGAAGCAGATCAAGGCTTACTTGTCTGAGCACAACCCAGATGAGGTTGAGACTTTCGAGAAGGGCGCCCAGGCCTACGTCAAGAAGGTTATCGGCTCCTTCAAGGACTGGGAGTTCTTCACTGGTGAGTCTATGGACCCAGATGCCATGATCGTGTTGTTGAACTACCGTGAAGACGGTACCACCCCTTTTGTTGCTGTGTGGAAGCACGGTGTTAAGGAGACTAAGATCTAA
- a CDS encoding tRNA:m4X modification enzyme: MSRTETVTECSSTKRQKKTKKDKKPSPNRCEFFLPHKNRQCSMQRKKGNRYCSEHMVHENSKKQVEAKGERVPCPLDPKHSVWLKDLAFHLKKCNAKPKETHESWYVKNFNTKYGEDEVDHVEVAGPEKEDFGRMISILKEFNDKVEPLEYRANSHPALIPWLEAKENQKHILQQSSLIGNLKENSLLSCDNFYIEFGCGKAELSRAVNTCVLHDCKTIGPTYGFGLIDRGNNRMKMDSKIIKDCGEIGLPTMPKLKRSKMDIEHLHLDKFLETETPDQIVCISKHLCGMATDLTIKSILHSSIINNSKLHGLLVAMCCRHACSYEQLLPKSRDFLKRHGIENKQDFMILRQMATWAVCGTRDKVTPAEEIEERHEDKELLGLAARRMIDESRVYAIREAMPAYNVELFNYTDRAITLENSSICITRK; this comes from the coding sequence ATGAGTCGAACAGAGACAGTTACAGAATGCAGCAGCACTAAGCgacagaagaagaccaagaaggacaagaagcCTTCTCCTAATAGGTGTGAGTTTTTCTTGCCTCACAAAAATAGGCAGTGTTCcatgcaaagaaagaaaggaaacCGATACTGTTCCGAGCACATGGTCCATGAGaattcaaagaaacaaGTAGAGGCTAAAGGCGAGAGAGTACCTTGTCCTTTAGACCCAAAGCATAGTGTATGGCTAAAAGATTTGGCCTTCCATCTCAAGAAGTGTAATGCAAAGCCCAAGGAGACTCATGAATCATGGTACGTGAAGAATTTCAATACAAAATATGGTGAGGATGAAGTGGACCATGTGGAGGTAGCGGGGCCTGAAAAGGAGGATTTTGGACGTATGATAAGTATCCTAAAGGAATTTAACGACAAGGTCGAGCCGTTGGAATATAGAGCCAATTCTCATCCTGCTCTCATACCTTGGCTAGAAGCGAAAGAGAATCAAAAGCATATCCTACAACAGCTGTCGCTAATTGGaaacttgaaggaaaaCTCCCTTCTATCTTGTGACAACTTTTACATTGAATTTGGTTGTGGAAAAGCTGAGCTCTCTAGAGCTGTGAACACCTGCGTTCTTCATGATTGCAAGACCATAGGACCCACGTACGGTTTTGGTCTCATAGACAGAGGGAACAACAGGATGAAAATGGACAGTAAGATAATAAAAGACTGCGGGGAGATTGGTTTGCCAACGATgccaaaattgaagagatccAAAATGGATATCGAGCATCTTCATCTAGATAAGTTTTTGGAGACCGAAACACCTGATCAAATCGTTTGCATATCGAAGCATTTATGTGGGATGGCTACCGACCTTACAATCAAACTGATTCTTCATTCGTCAATAATCAATAATTCCAAATTGCATGGTCTTTTAGTAGCCATGTGCTGTCGACATGCATGTAGCTACGAGCAGCTTTTACCAAAGTCAAgagactttttgaagagacaCGGAATAGAGAACAAGCAGGATTTCATGATATTGAGACAGATGGCAACATGGGCAGTTTGTGGAACAAGAGATAAGGTAACGCCCGctgaagagattgaagagcGTCATGAAGACAAGGAGTTGTTGGGGCTCGCAGCTCGTCGCATGATCGACGAGAGCCGAGTCTATGCTATCCGCGAAGCAATGCCAGCGTACAAtgttgagcttttcaattATACTGATAGAGCCATCACGTTGGAAAACTCAAGCATCTGCAttacaagaaaatga
- the BUD22 gene encoding Bud22p: protein MGAKFPCDAHHIFLPYPTSLPVDMKSGKNELWKLDLIECKFFKATPRLQSTKKLLNAKNNNKLMKKLPRTREEAFAQINEIKRELLKKKFHGSFVKLHREASKKMKADSRSWKKESHGSLIALYESPEKVNHMIEAKLVKCLISAVLTTKDLRASPPEWVYEELKDMVVKKSNPSNPSRFFIDHCKNDKVVNSYISKMWNMKDIKRLTQEIEWSFKKVRGELTVDEKKARAAVTGKKVGAQSDIESDSEESEDDGDSDSDSESGHSSFGSEDVNMEDNNEGEEIDAEEAFEKFAGFDGMVADSDDEDTFHPDPNVDYNEITDEEGTEGEDSENEDPFLDDPSDEEEINDEIEKKEKVEKRERKDKKEKKDKKDKKDKKEKLKLPALASGYFSGGSDDEEDVDNDKIVKEVTTTRKNRRGQRARQKIWEQKYGSKAKHVQKEKQRILSERQQKQLEFEERQRKREMKAKLAREAAQENSKPPEDQTKKPSAAAQKMHPSWEAKKLAEEKMKSVKFTGKKITFD, encoded by the coding sequence ATGGGTGCGAAATTTCCATGCGATGCCCATCACATATTCCTTCCATACCCAACAAGTCTACCCGTCGATATGAAGCTGGGCAAGAACGAGCTCTGGAAATTGGATCTTATAGAATGCAAGTTTTTCAAAGCGACTCCCAGACTACAGTCTAcgaaaaagcttttgaatgCTAAAAACAATAATaagctcatgaagaagctaCCCAGGACGAGGGAGGAAGCATTTGCTCAGATTAACGAAATCAAGCGTGAattattgaagaagaaatttcaTGGATCGTTTGTTAAGCTTCATCGTGAAGCATCTAAAAAGATGAAAGCAGACCTGCGAtcttggaagaaagaatcGCACGGCTCGTTAATAGCTTTGTATGAATCGCCCGAAAAGGTGAACCATATGATCGAGGCTAAGCTTGTCAAGTGCCTAATATCTGCTGTCCTAACTACGAAAGACTTAAGAGCGTCTCCTCCAGAGTGGGTTTatgaagagttgaaggacATGGTCGTGAAGAAAAGCAATCCTAGTAACCCATCGAGATTCTTCATCGACCACTGTAAGAATGACAAGGTGGTCAATCTGTATATATCCAAAATGTGGAACATGAAAGACATAAAGAGACTCACACAAGAGATTGAATGGTCGTTTAAGAAGGTCAGAGGTGAGTTGACAgtggatgagaagaaggctaGAGCGGCTGTCACCGGTAAGAAGGTGGGTGCACAAAGTGACATTGAGAGCGATAGTGAAGagagtgaagatgatggtGACTCAGATTCAGACAGTGAATCTGGTCACCTGAGTTTTGGAAGTGAGGATGTCAATATGGAAGACAACAAcgaaggtgaagaaattgatgcTGAGGAAGCCTTTGAAAAGTTTGCCGGTTTTGATGGCATGGTTGCTGACtctgatgacgaagataCTTTCCATCCTGATCCAAACGTTGATTATAATGAGATTACAGATGAGGAGGGCacagaaggtgaagatagtgaaaatgaagatcCTTTCTTAGATGACCCCCTGGACGAAGAGGAAATAAATGACgagattgagaagaaggagaaggttgagaagagagaaaggaaggataagaaagagaagaaggataagaaggacaagaaggacaagaaagaaaaactcaaaTTGCCAGCATTGGCCTCTGGCTATTTCTCTGGAGGATCagatgacgaagaggatgtTGATAATGATAAGATTGTGAAGGAGGTCACAACCACCAGAAAAAACAGGAGAGGACAGCGTGCGAGACAGAAGATCTGGGAGCAGAAGTATGGTTCCAAGGCGAAACACGTccagaaggagaagcaaagaattCTTAGTGAGAGGCAACAAAAACAACTAGAGTTTGAGGAGAGGCAACGAAAGAGGGAAATGAAGGCGAAGCTTGCTCGGGAAGCAGCACAAGAGAACAGCAAACCACCTGAGGACCAGACTAAAAAGCCATCTGCTGCAGCTCAAAAAATGCACCCTTCTTgggaagcaaagaaattggcagaagaaaagatgaagagtgTGAAATTTACaggaaagaagatcacATTCGATTAA